A region from the Candidatus Thiothrix putei genome encodes:
- the rpsB gene encoding 30S ribosomal protein S2 yields MPKVTMRQMLEAGVHFGHQTRYWNPKMGQFIFGERNKIHIINLEQTLPMFNDATNFIGKLAAKGGKIMFVGTKRSAREAVQDAATACKMPYVNHRWLGGMLTNFKTVKQSIKRLKDLEKMAEDGTFQKLGKKEVLMLTRESEKLERSLGGIKDMRGLPDAIFVIDVGYEKIAVQEANKLGIPVIGVVDTNNSLQGVDYVIPGNDDAIRAIQLYVSAASDAVSEGHTAAAIAPEPEAPASTEEVAADDATTTDAAGE; encoded by the coding sequence ATGCCTAAAGTTACCATGCGCCAAATGCTCGAAGCTGGCGTTCACTTCGGTCACCAGACCCGTTACTGGAACCCTAAAATGGGTCAGTTTATTTTTGGTGAGCGTAACAAAATTCATATCATCAACCTTGAGCAGACACTGCCAATGTTTAATGATGCGACCAACTTTATCGGTAAGTTGGCAGCAAAAGGCGGCAAAATCATGTTTGTCGGTACGAAGCGTTCGGCACGTGAAGCGGTTCAGGATGCGGCAACTGCTTGCAAAATGCCTTATGTTAACCACCGCTGGTTGGGTGGGATGCTGACTAACTTTAAAACCGTTAAGCAATCCATCAAGCGCCTGAAAGATCTGGAAAAAATGGCTGAAGATGGCACTTTTCAGAAGCTGGGTAAAAAAGAAGTGCTGATGCTGACTCGCGAATCTGAAAAGTTAGAGCGCAGCCTTGGCGGTATCAAAGACATGCGTGGCCTGCCTGATGCGATTTTCGTGATCGACGTAGGCTACGAAAAAATTGCAGTTCAAGAAGCTAACAAGCTGGGTATCCCGGTTATCGGCGTGGTGGATACTAACAACTCCCTGCAAGGTGTTGATTATGTCATTCCGGGCAACGATGACGCGATCCGTGCTATCCAACTGTATGTTTCTGCTGCTTCTGATGCGGTTAGCGAAGGTCACACGGCGGCGGCTATTGCCCCAGAACCTGAAGCACCTGCCAGCACGGAA